One genomic region from Nostoc sphaeroides encodes:
- a CDS encoding TldD/PmbA family protein yields MWSELKKAIASFDIPADWIGIRAVKETSTTRSVRDGLPQVNGKSFTVGAMLEVLVNGCLGYAATNSLELSYLQHAAETAYKQALAASEWWIHPFGESERPKVVGEYKSPYLEPLDALSPGEINDLLVRICQTLKVDDKIVQTIASASTIERESWFTSSNGSEVYQKILSIGTHYGATAQDGAVVQQRSNNGSQANCYQGGLELLKQENLWHRVRQIGEQAVELLTAEECPTTRTNLVLAPDQMMLQIHESVGHPLEIDRILGDERNYAGGSFVNKSDFGNLVYGSPLMNITFDPTVPGEFASYGFDDTGAVATKEYLVKEGVLQRGLGSLESQARAGVPGVACARASSWNRPAIDRMANLNLEPLNGSFEDIIAGIEHGVYMESNRSWSIDDRRYKFQFGCEYAKLIENGKLTKTLRNPNYRATTPEFWHSLIQVGDATNWQMYGTPYCGKGEPNQAIWVGHGSPVCVFANVEVFGGGS; encoded by the coding sequence ATGTGGTCTGAACTTAAGAAAGCGATCGCTAGTTTCGACATTCCTGCTGATTGGATTGGTATTAGAGCCGTAAAGGAGACTTCTACTACCCGTTCAGTTCGTGACGGCTTACCCCAGGTAAATGGCAAATCCTTCACTGTCGGAGCCATGCTGGAAGTTTTGGTAAATGGCTGTCTGGGTTATGCAGCAACTAACTCTCTAGAACTGTCTTACCTACAACATGCTGCCGAAACAGCCTATAAACAAGCACTAGCAGCCAGTGAATGGTGGATACATCCCTTCGGTGAAAGTGAGCGCCCTAAAGTCGTTGGTGAATATAAATCTCCATATCTTGAGCCATTGGATGCTCTGAGTCCGGGAGAAATCAACGATTTACTGGTTCGGATTTGCCAAACCCTGAAAGTTGACGACAAGATTGTGCAAACCATAGCCAGTGCTAGCACAATTGAGAGGGAGTCTTGGTTTACTAGCAGCAACGGCTCAGAAGTCTATCAAAAAATCCTATCTATAGGCACTCATTATGGAGCCACCGCCCAAGATGGTGCGGTTGTACAGCAGCGCAGCAACAACGGCTCTCAGGCAAACTGTTACCAAGGCGGACTCGAACTATTAAAACAAGAAAATTTATGGCATCGGGTGCGACAAATTGGCGAACAAGCAGTAGAACTGTTGACAGCAGAAGAATGTCCAACCACTCGTACCAATTTAGTTTTAGCCCCAGACCAAATGATGCTGCAAATCCATGAAAGTGTCGGGCATCCCCTAGAAATTGACCGAATTTTGGGAGATGAGCGTAACTATGCTGGGGGCAGCTTCGTTAATAAAAGTGATTTTGGCAACCTAGTATATGGTTCGCCACTGATGAACATTACCTTTGATCCTACCGTACCTGGCGAATTTGCTAGCTATGGTTTTGATGATACGGGTGCTGTAGCAACAAAGGAATATTTAGTTAAAGAAGGAGTACTGCAACGGGGTTTAGGTAGTCTAGAGAGTCAAGCAAGAGCAGGTGTACCAGGAGTTGCCTGTGCCCGTGCTTCATCATGGAATCGACCTGCGATCGATCGCATGGCAAACTTAAATTTAGAGCCTTTAAATGGCAGTTTTGAAGACATTATTGCTGGGATAGAACACGGCGTTTACATGGAATCTAACCGTTCTTGGTCAATTGACGATCGCCGCTACAAATTCCAATTTGGTTGTGAGTACGCTAAATTAATTGAAAACGGTAAACTTACCAAAACCCTCCGTAATCCTAACTATCGCGCCACAACACCAGAGTTTTGGCATAGCTTAATCCAAGTAGGAGATGCCACAAATTGGCAAATGTATGGTACTCCTTATTGTGGTAAAGGAGAACCAAATCAGGCTATTTGGGTAGGACATGGTTCACCTGTTTGTGTATTTGCTAATGTCGAAGTTTTTGGTGGAGGAAGTTGA
- the cysS gene encoding cysteine--tRNA ligase yields the protein MTLTLYNTLTRRQEPFETVEAGKVKMYYCGVTVYDYCHLGHARACIVWDVVRRYLQFIGYEVRYIQNFTDIDDKILNRACVEHSSMEAVADRFIKAYFEDMARLGIKEADEYPRATHTMNGIQRLIHELENKGFAYPADGDVYYEVRQFAEYGKLSGRKLEDMQAGKSDRVNVEDPEYQKKKDPFDFALWKAAKPGEPAWESPWGAGRPGWHIECSAMVRDRLGDTIDIHAGGADLIFPHHENEIAQSEAVTGKPLARYWLHNGMVKVDGEKMSKSLGNFTTIRELLDRGVDPMAVRLFVLTAQYRTPIDFTDEAIAGATNGWHTIKEGLLFGYQYGKKLGWGVGSGEWGVGTASLLPEIVERFQEVVNNDFNFPGGLTVLFELAKELIREGNIIVHEGKTETSPDELQRQWQTLVTLAGVLGLEAEIEAEPDKSNGLSDAEIEAKIQQRQEARIAKNFAESDRIRDELQAEGITLIDSRDGTRWHRN from the coding sequence ATGACCCTAACCCTTTACAATACCCTCACCCGTCGTCAAGAACCGTTTGAAACAGTTGAAGCAGGCAAGGTTAAGATGTATTACTGCGGCGTGACGGTATACGACTACTGCCATTTGGGTCATGCTAGAGCTTGCATCGTTTGGGACGTAGTGCGCCGATACCTCCAGTTTATCGGCTATGAAGTGCGATATATCCAAAATTTTACCGATATTGATGACAAGATTCTGAATCGCGCCTGTGTTGAACATTCATCAATGGAAGCTGTAGCCGATCGCTTTATCAAAGCATATTTTGAGGATATGGCGCGATTAGGAATCAAAGAAGCTGATGAATATCCCCGTGCTACCCATACGATGAATGGCATTCAACGGTTAATTCATGAGTTGGAAAATAAAGGTTTTGCCTACCCTGCTGACGGCGATGTGTATTATGAAGTGCGGCAGTTTGCTGAGTATGGCAAGCTTTCGGGACGCAAGTTAGAGGATATGCAAGCCGGGAAAAGCGATCGCGTCAATGTAGAAGATCCAGAATACCAGAAAAAGAAAGACCCCTTTGATTTTGCTTTATGGAAGGCAGCAAAACCAGGAGAACCAGCTTGGGAGTCACCTTGGGGCGCAGGTCGTCCGGGGTGGCATATAGAATGCTCGGCAATGGTACGCGATCGCTTGGGTGATACCATCGATATTCATGCTGGTGGTGCTGACTTAATTTTTCCCCACCACGAAAACGAAATTGCCCAATCTGAGGCTGTGACAGGAAAACCTCTGGCGCGTTACTGGTTACATAACGGTATGGTGAAGGTAGATGGTGAAAAAATGTCCAAATCTTTGGGTAATTTTACCACTATTCGAGAATTGCTGGATCGAGGAGTTGACCCGATGGCGGTGCGGTTGTTCGTACTGACCGCTCAATATCGCACACCAATTGATTTTACCGACGAAGCGATCGCCGGAGCAACCAATGGTTGGCACACCATTAAAGAAGGTTTACTCTTCGGCTACCAATACGGTAAAAAACTAGGTTGGGGAGTGGGGAGTGGGGAGTGGGGAGTGGGAACTGCCTCACTACTCCCTGAGATTGTTGAACGCTTTCAAGAAGTTGTAAATAACGACTTTAATTTTCCTGGTGGGTTAACAGTGCTGTTTGAATTAGCCAAAGAACTAATCCGTGAGGGAAATATTATTGTGCATGAAGGGAAAACCGAAACTTCCCCTGATGAGTTACAGCGTCAATGGCAAACTCTCGTCACATTAGCTGGAGTTTTAGGTTTAGAAGCCGAGATAGAAGCAGAACCTGACAAGAGTAATGGTTTAAGCGATGCGGAAATTGAAGCGAAAATTCAGCAAAGGCAAGAAGCACGGATTGCCAAAAATTTTGCCGAAAGCGATCGCATTCGTGACGAACTTCAAGCAGAAGGTATTACGCTAATTGATAGCCGTGATGGCACGCGCTGGCACCGGAATTAG
- the lgt gene encoding prolipoprotein diacylglyceryl transferase: protein MALDFSTLPLAFQFTSPGPILVKLGPLSIRWYGLLIATAVLIGVILSQELAKRRNVNPELLGDLFFWLLIGAIPGARLYYVFFEWSKYAPTPGKIFAIWEGGIAIHGAILGGVLAALIFAKIKQVSFWQLADLVAPSLILGQAIGRWGNFFNSEAFGDPTNLPWKLYIPPDHRPLEYASFDYFHPTFLYESLWDLTVFALLITLFFRSLSGKPRLKVGTLFLIYWPAYSLGRLWIEGFRTDSLMLGPLRIAQVVSSLGILFGLAGLAWLYLLKRPLPDVVPTPKGDEGMRE from the coding sequence ATGGCACTGGATTTTTCCACCTTGCCCTTAGCGTTTCAATTCACTTCACCAGGCCCGATTCTGGTGAAATTAGGGCCACTCAGTATCCGTTGGTATGGCTTATTGATTGCCACAGCAGTGTTAATTGGCGTTATTCTTTCCCAGGAATTGGCAAAGCGTCGTAATGTTAATCCTGAGTTGTTAGGCGATTTATTCTTTTGGTTATTAATTGGGGCGATTCCTGGCGCACGACTATATTACGTTTTTTTTGAGTGGTCAAAATATGCCCCAACTCCAGGAAAAATCTTTGCTATCTGGGAAGGAGGTATTGCCATTCATGGAGCAATTCTTGGTGGCGTTTTGGCTGCGTTAATCTTTGCCAAAATCAAGCAGGTTTCTTTTTGGCAACTGGCAGATTTAGTAGCGCCTTCGCTGATTTTAGGGCAAGCGATCGGACGTTGGGGCAATTTCTTTAATTCTGAAGCTTTTGGCGATCCCACAAATTTACCCTGGAAGCTGTATATTCCCCCAGATCATCGTCCTCTAGAGTATGCTAGCTTCGATTACTTCCATCCCACTTTCCTTTATGAATCTCTGTGGGATTTAACGGTGTTTGCGCTATTAATAACTTTGTTTTTCCGGTCTTTGTCCGGTAAGCCACGTTTGAAGGTAGGCACACTGTTTCTAATTTACTGGCCAGCCTACAGCTTAGGACGCTTGTGGATAGAAGGTTTTCGCACTGATAGCTTGATGCTGGGGCCGTTACGGATAGCACAAGTAGTCAGTAGTCTAGGAATTTTATTTGGATTAGCTGGATTAGCTTGGCTTTACTTACTCAAACGCCCTTTACCCGATGTAGTTCCTACTCCGAAGGGAGATGAGGGGATGAGGGAGTAG
- a CDS encoding CobW family GTP-binding protein, translated as MQSAVTPESSAMDTPKQGMPVTIITGFLGSGKTTLLNHILNNQQGLKTAVLVNEFGEIGIDNELIVSTGENMVELNNGCICCTINNDLVDAVYKVLERQENLDYLVVETTGLADPLPVALTFLGTELRDLTRLDSIITVVDAANYSLDLFNSQAAYSQIAYGDVIVLNKADLVDEATLNELETKINEVKEGARILRTTRSQVPLPLILSVGLFESDKYFDTVVDEHDHHDHEHHGHDDHDHSTCGHDHHDHDHDHHDHHHSDHLENDGFTSISFQSDKPFSIRKFQYFLDNQIPSNIFRAKGIMWFDESPKRHIFHLCGKRFTLDDDEWKGKLKNQIVLIGQNLDREALITQLENCICLPSTSRGKGFGK; from the coding sequence ATGCAATCAGCAGTTACACCCGAATCTTCGGCAATGGATACGCCCAAACAAGGAATGCCAGTAACAATTATTACGGGTTTCCTCGGTAGTGGCAAGACGACTTTACTCAATCATATCCTCAACAACCAACAGGGTTTAAAAACCGCTGTTCTCGTAAATGAATTTGGCGAAATTGGCATCGACAACGAGCTAATTGTTTCCACTGGTGAGAACATGGTGGAGCTAAATAATGGTTGTATTTGCTGCACTATTAATAATGATTTGGTAGATGCAGTTTACAAAGTTTTAGAACGCCAAGAAAATCTAGATTATCTAGTAGTGGAAACAACTGGATTGGCAGATCCGCTACCAGTAGCTTTAACATTTTTAGGCACAGAATTGCGAGATTTAACTCGCTTAGATTCGATTATTACCGTAGTAGACGCGGCAAATTACAGCCTAGATTTATTTAACTCTCAGGCGGCATACAGCCAGATTGCTTATGGTGATGTAATTGTACTGAACAAGGCGGATTTGGTTGATGAAGCCACTTTGAACGAGTTAGAAACAAAAATTAACGAAGTCAAGGAAGGAGCGAGAATTCTCCGCACGACGCGATCGCAAGTACCACTTCCGTTAATTCTGAGTGTTGGTCTGTTTGAGTCTGATAAATATTTTGACACAGTGGTGGATGAACACGACCATCACGATCATGAACATCACGGCCATGATGATCACGATCACTCAACATGCGGTCACGATCATCACGACCATGACCACGATCATCACGATCACCATCATTCTGACCATTTAGAAAATGATGGTTTTACTTCCATCTCTTTCCAAAGTGATAAACCTTTTTCGATTAGGAAGTTTCAGTATTTCTTAGATAACCAGATACCCTCAAATATCTTCCGAGCGAAGGGGATTATGTGGTTTGATGAAAGTCCAAAGCGTCATATTTTCCACCTTTGCGGTAAACGCTTTACCTTGGATGATGATGAATGGAAAGGTAAATTGAAAAACCAAATCGTGCTGATTGGCCAAAATTTGGATCGTGAGGCTTTAATCACTCAACTCGAAAACTGCATTTGTCTACCTTCAACCTCTCGCGGTAAAGGCTTTGGGAAATAA
- a CDS encoding phenylpyruvate tautomerase MIF-related protein, translating to MPLIKVQTSATAPQKAEIESMLLSLSAKLAKHLGKPESYVMTAFESEIPMTFAGNTDPVCYIEIKSIGTMKPDQTAAMSQDFCQQINQTLGVPKNRIYIEFADAKGAMWGWNGTTFG from the coding sequence ATGCCATTAATTAAAGTGCAAACTTCTGCAACTGCTCCTCAAAAAGCTGAAATTGAATCAATGCTTTTAAGCTTATCAGCCAAGTTAGCGAAACATTTGGGAAAACCAGAATCCTATGTCATGACTGCTTTTGAGTCAGAAATTCCCATGACTTTTGCAGGGAATACAGACCCGGTTTGCTATATTGAAATTAAGAGCATCGGCACAATGAAGCCAGACCAAACCGCAGCAATGAGTCAAGATTTTTGCCAGCAGATTAACCAAACTCTAGGTGTGCCGAAAAATCGCATTTACATAGAGTTTGCAGATGCTAAGGGTGCGATGTGGGGCTGGAACGGTACAACCTTTGGGTAA
- the coaD gene encoding pantetheine-phosphate adenylyltransferase: MIAIYPGSFDPITLGHLDLIGRGSRLFERVIVAVLRNPNKMPLFSVEQRLNQISLSTQHLPNVDVDSFDGLTVNYAQMRQAQVLIRGLRAVSDFEVELQMAHTNKTLSTQIETVFLATSNEYSFLSSSVVKEIARFGGSIDHLVPPHIALDIYQCYNQNSPMSNPISTEAIPPLKSISVEREA; this comes from the coding sequence GTGATTGCTATTTATCCTGGTAGCTTCGACCCCATCACCTTGGGACACCTTGACCTCATTGGCCGCGGTAGTCGGCTCTTTGAGCGGGTAATTGTCGCTGTACTGCGGAACCCTAATAAAATGCCACTTTTTAGTGTGGAGCAACGGCTAAATCAGATCAGTCTTTCTACACAACATCTACCTAATGTAGACGTAGACAGCTTTGATGGTCTTACCGTCAACTATGCTCAAATGCGACAAGCACAAGTTTTGATCCGGGGTTTACGGGCTGTGTCAGATTTTGAAGTGGAACTGCAAATGGCTCACACTAATAAAACTCTTTCTACCCAAATAGAAACAGTTTTTCTCGCAACCTCAAATGAATATAGTTTTTTAAGTAGTAGTGTGGTAAAAGAGATTGCAAGGTTTGGTGGCTCTATCGATCATCTCGTTCCCCCACACATTGCCCTAGATATATACCAATGCTACAATCAGAACTCTCCAATGTCGAACCCAATATCAACGGAAGCAATCCCCCCCCTCAAGAGTATCTCGGTGGAGAGGGAAGCATAG
- a CDS encoding DivIVA domain-containing protein: MLQSELSNVEPNINGSNPPPQEYLGGEGSIDIQEELNRLEEIVLSSLRIPLTGRTLIDEEKLLDQLDYIRLALPSLFQEAAAILNQKDEILLEAEEYGQQVVEAAQAKRAQILAESDIIQHAEQEAEQLRRQVQQECEAIMQETLAEIERKRYACQQELELMRQTAIAQAQDIEDGADAYADGILENIEQDLKQMLRIITNGRQQLQIDNLTQRNSPPGKKK; the protein is encoded by the coding sequence ATGCTACAATCAGAACTCTCCAATGTCGAACCCAATATCAACGGAAGCAATCCCCCCCCTCAAGAGTATCTCGGTGGAGAGGGAAGCATAGATATTCAGGAGGAACTCAACCGCCTAGAGGAAATAGTTCTCTCTAGTCTCAGGATTCCTCTGACAGGACGCACTCTCATAGATGAAGAAAAGCTGCTAGATCAGCTTGATTACATCCGGCTGGCTTTACCATCGCTTTTTCAAGAAGCAGCAGCTATCCTCAACCAAAAGGACGAAATTCTGCTGGAAGCGGAAGAGTATGGACAGCAGGTTGTTGAGGCCGCGCAAGCAAAAAGAGCGCAAATTTTAGCTGAAAGCGATATTATTCAACACGCCGAACAAGAAGCTGAACAACTGCGGCGACAAGTGCAACAAGAGTGTGAGGCAATAATGCAAGAAACCCTCGCTGAAATTGAGCGTAAACGGTATGCTTGTCAGCAAGAGTTAGAGCTTATGAGGCAAACTGCGATCGCTCAGGCTCAAGATATTGAAGATGGTGCTGATGCTTATGCTGATGGCATCTTGGAAAATATTGAGCAGGATCTCAAGCAAATGTTGCGAATTATCACCAATGGACGGCAACAATTGCAAATTGATAACCTCACTCAGCGCAATTCACCTCCAGGTAAGAAAAAATAA
- the psb28 gene encoding photosystem II reaction center protein Psb28, which produces MAKIQFSRGLDEEVTPEVRLTRSRTGDSGTATFIFTNPKILDQGSTEDITGMYLIDQEGEIITREVKAKFINGKPEALEALYIMKSPQEWERFMRFMERYAEENDLGLSKNEA; this is translated from the coding sequence ATGGCGAAAATCCAGTTTTCTAGAGGTCTTGACGAAGAAGTAACTCCAGAGGTGCGCTTGACGCGATCGCGCACTGGTGACAGTGGTACAGCGACGTTTATTTTTACGAATCCAAAGATTTTAGATCAAGGTAGCACCGAAGATATTACCGGGATGTACCTGATTGACCAAGAAGGAGAGATAATTACCCGTGAAGTTAAAGCTAAATTTATCAACGGGAAACCGGAAGCATTAGAAGCACTTTATATAATGAAATCTCCCCAAGAATGGGAGCGCTTCATGCGCTTTATGGAGCGGTATGCTGAAGAAAACGATCTGGGACTGAGCAAAAATGAGGCATAG
- the rlmN gene encoding 23S rRNA (adenine(2503)-C(2))-methyltransferase RlmN, translated as MSATPLVSQVELHNPVKSELIPPLLGASLADLTTWVQQQGQPAYRGKQLHEWIYDKGVRSLADISVFSKQWRKEVAEVPIGRSTLHYRSEAPDGTVKFLLRLADDQIIETVGIPTFAEAGDGPKSRLTVCVSTQVGCPMACDFCATGKGGFKRNLARHEIVDQVLTVQEDFQQRVSNVVFMGLGEPLLNTENVLAALKCLNQDVGIGQRSLTVSTVGIRDRIRQFAQNNLQITLAVSLHAPNQALREKLIPSARAYPLEDLLTECREYVEITGRRVTFEYVLLAGVNDLPEHALELSKCLRGFQSHVNLIPYNPIQEVDYKRPNRDRIQAFVNVLKQQNTAVSVRYSRGLEADAACGQLRASKN; from the coding sequence ATGTCTGCTACGCCTCTTGTATCTCAAGTTGAGTTACACAACCCAGTAAAATCAGAATTAATTCCCCCCCTTCTCGGCGCTTCTCTTGCGGATTTAACCACTTGGGTGCAGCAGCAGGGACAACCTGCTTACAGAGGAAAGCAGCTGCATGAATGGATCTATGACAAGGGAGTGCGATCGCTAGCTGATATTTCTGTCTTCTCCAAGCAATGGCGGAAGGAAGTAGCAGAAGTTCCCATTGGGCGCTCAACTTTACATTACCGCTCTGAGGCTCCCGATGGCACAGTCAAATTTCTTTTACGATTAGCAGACGATCAAATTATTGAAACTGTTGGCATCCCCACCTTTGCAGAAGCGGGAGATGGGCCAAAATCCCGTTTGACAGTTTGCGTCTCTACTCAGGTGGGTTGCCCAATGGCGTGTGATTTCTGCGCTACTGGTAAAGGAGGCTTCAAGCGGAACCTAGCACGCCATGAAATTGTTGATCAGGTGTTAACTGTGCAAGAAGATTTTCAGCAACGGGTTAGCAATGTCGTATTTATGGGACTAGGCGAACCGTTGTTGAATACTGAGAATGTCCTAGCAGCGCTGAAATGCCTGAATCAAGATGTCGGTATTGGGCAGCGATCGCTTACAGTTTCTACAGTGGGTATTCGCGATCGTATCCGTCAGTTCGCGCAAAACAATTTGCAAATCACTCTCGCTGTTAGTCTCCACGCCCCCAATCAAGCGCTGCGGGAAAAACTCATCCCCAGCGCCCGCGCCTATCCTCTAGAAGATTTGCTGACTGAATGTCGAGAATATGTGGAAATCACTGGACGCCGCGTTACCTTTGAATATGTTCTCCTCGCTGGTGTTAACGATTTACCAGAACATGCATTGGAACTTTCAAAATGCCTGCGAGGATTCCAAAGTCATGTGAATTTGATTCCCTACAACCCCATCCAAGAAGTAGACTACAAACGCCCCAACCGGGATCGCATTCAAGCATTTGTCAACGTCCTTAAGCAACAAAATACTGCTGTTAGTGTGCGTTATTCCCGTGGTTTAGAAGCTGATGCTGCTTGTGGACAATTGAGAGCAAGTAAGAATTAA
- a CDS encoding TldD/PmbA family protein has protein sequence MKIEELSALEVSFNQLIETLLIKKSENEQFTVKLSSERSQFTRFNHAKVRQTGCVADGWLELTLMADQRSSVRQFPFIGNWDVDWQLAYTALQELRDELILLPIDPYLVLPSGNNTSREIHSGNLLADELVVPTVLKLVAELDFTGIYAGGIVIKAYGDSNGQKHWFATDSFTLDYSLFSTSGQAVKGTFAGSNWDISAYIAKISEAKQQLELLSRPAKELPRGQYKTYFAPAAVADLLLMLSWGAVSEADIQQGNSALAALSRQEKKLSPRFSLKENFQRGLVPRFNELGEIAALELPIIEKGHLVNSLVNSRTAKEYQKIANGANGSETLRAPEVTTGNLGFEQILPSLDTGLYVSNLHYLNWSDRHTGRITGMTRYACFWVENGEILAPIENLRFDESLYRFWGDKLVDLTNFQEFIPEVGTYESRQLGGSLVPGMLVEDFTYTL, from the coding sequence ATGAAAATTGAGGAATTATCTGCGTTAGAAGTCAGCTTTAATCAACTGATTGAAACTCTACTGATTAAAAAATCTGAAAATGAACAATTCACCGTGAAACTTAGCAGTGAAAGAAGTCAATTTACTCGTTTCAATCATGCGAAAGTGCGGCAAACTGGTTGTGTTGCTGATGGTTGGCTCGAACTGACTTTGATGGCAGATCAGCGCAGCAGTGTTAGGCAATTCCCCTTTATTGGAAATTGGGATGTAGATTGGCAGTTAGCATATACTGCTTTGCAAGAACTACGCGACGAACTTATTCTACTACCCATCGATCCATATCTAGTTTTGCCATCAGGAAATAATACTAGCAGGGAAATACATTCTGGTAATTTATTGGCAGATGAGTTAGTAGTACCAACTGTGCTAAAACTAGTTGCTGAATTAGATTTTACTGGTATATATGCTGGAGGAATAGTAATTAAAGCGTATGGTGATTCCAACGGGCAAAAACACTGGTTTGCTACTGATTCTTTTACATTAGATTATTCTCTATTTTCCACCTCTGGACAAGCAGTTAAGGGTACATTTGCAGGGAGTAATTGGGATATATCTGCATATATAGCTAAAATTAGCGAAGCCAAACAACAACTTGAATTACTTTCTCGCCCAGCGAAAGAATTACCACGGGGACAATACAAAACTTATTTTGCACCTGCTGCTGTTGCAGATTTATTACTAATGCTTTCTTGGGGAGCAGTCAGCGAAGCTGATATCCAACAAGGAAACAGCGCTTTAGCTGCTTTATCGCGTCAAGAAAAAAAGCTTTCGCCAAGATTTAGTTTGAAAGAAAACTTTCAGAGAGGATTAGTGCCGCGATTTAATGAATTAGGAGAAATAGCAGCACTGGAGTTACCTATAATAGAAAAAGGACATTTGGTAAATAGTTTAGTGAATTCTCGGACTGCTAAGGAATATCAAAAAATTGCCAACGGTGCTAATGGTTCAGAGACTTTACGTGCGCCAGAAGTGACTACTGGAAATTTAGGATTTGAGCAGATTCTTCCGAGTTTAGATACCGGATTATATGTATCTAATTTGCATTACTTGAATTGGAGCGATCGCCACACTGGTAGAATCACAGGTATGACCCGTTATGCTTGTTTTTGGGTAGAAAACGGGGAAATTCTTGCCCCCATTGAAAACTTACGTTTTGACGAAAGTCTCTATCGCTTTTGGGGAGATAAGTTAGTAGATTTGACCAATTTTCAAGAATTCATTCCCGAAGTAGGTACTTATGAAAGCCGCCAACTAGGAGGTAGTTTAGTTCCCGGTATGCTGGTAGAAGATTTTACATATACTTTGTAA
- the cobM gene encoding precorrin-4 C(11)-methyltransferase, which translates to MSYEKTLYAIEPSVYIVGAGPGDPDLLTVKAQKLLAVADVILFADSLIPEQILELCRKDAEIIRTANQTLEEILPIMIDRVRSQHKSLVRLHSGDPSLYSAIHEQMHLLAEANIPFEVIPGISAFQAAAAKLKVELTVPGLVQTIILTRISGRTEVPATEELTTLAAHQASLCLYLSARHVENAQAKLLEHYPAETPIAICFRIGWPDEKIKVVPLNEMADCTHKEELIRTTLYIISPALSANKGRSRLYHPEHSHLFRSSHN; encoded by the coding sequence ATGAGTTATGAAAAAACACTATATGCCATAGAACCATCTGTGTACATTGTGGGAGCAGGGCCTGGAGATCCTGATTTATTGACGGTGAAGGCGCAGAAACTACTGGCTGTTGCTGATGTGATTTTATTTGCTGATTCTTTAATACCTGAACAGATTTTAGAACTTTGCCGAAAAGATGCGGAGATCATTAGAACTGCCAATCAAACTTTAGAAGAGATTTTGCCGATCATGATAGATCGGGTGCGATCGCAACACAAATCTCTAGTCCGTCTCCATTCTGGCGATCCTAGTCTCTACAGCGCCATCCACGAGCAAATGCACCTCTTAGCAGAGGCAAATATTCCTTTTGAAGTCATCCCAGGTATCAGCGCCTTTCAAGCCGCAGCTGCCAAACTCAAAGTAGAGTTGACTGTCCCCGGTTTAGTCCAAACTATCATTTTGACTCGGATCAGTGGACGTACAGAAGTCCCCGCCACTGAGGAATTAACTACTCTCGCGGCACATCAGGCTAGCCTCTGCCTGTATTTGAGTGCGCGTCACGTCGAAAATGCCCAAGCTAAACTACTCGAACACTATCCAGCCGAAACCCCCATTGCAATTTGCTTTCGCATCGGATGGCCCGATGAAAAAATCAAGGTTGTTCCCCTGAATGAAATGGCAGACTGCACTCATAAAGAAGAACTAATTCGCACTACACTTTATATAATCAGTCCAGCCCTCTCGGCAAATAAAGGGCGATCGCGTTTATATCATCCCGAACATAGTCATCTATTCCGTTCATCTCATAACTAA
- a CDS encoding MogA/MoaB family molybdenum cofactor biosynthesis protein, translating to MMPQPHPDSPEITVTCAIVTVSDTRTFETDKSGQLIQQLLLAANHAVGAYTIIKDEPTQIQEQIANLGKSSNLNAVIFSGGTGIAPRDTTYDAIEKLLEKTLPGFGELFRFLSYQEIGSRAIASRAVAGVYQDKLIFSLPGSSNAVRLAMEKLILPELTHLVSQVCN from the coding sequence ATAATGCCACAACCCCACCCAGACTCGCCTGAAATTACGGTAACTTGTGCCATAGTTACCGTCAGCGATACACGCACTTTTGAAACAGACAAAAGTGGCCAGCTAATTCAGCAATTACTCCTTGCTGCTAACCATGCTGTAGGAGCCTACACAATTATCAAAGATGAACCAACACAAATTCAAGAGCAGATAGCAAATCTAGGTAAAAGCTCAAATTTGAATGCTGTAATTTTCAGTGGTGGTACAGGCATTGCACCAAGAGATACTACTTATGATGCCATTGAAAAGTTATTAGAGAAAACCTTACCGGGATTTGGTGAGTTATTCCGTTTTTTAAGTTATCAAGAAATTGGTTCGCGGGCGATCGCTTCTCGCGCTGTTGCTGGTGTTTATCAAGATAAATTAATTTTCTCGCTTCCTGGTTCCAGCAATGCTGTGCGGCTGGCGATGGAAAAATTGATTTTACCCGAACTGACTCACTTGGTAAGTCAAGTTTGTAATTAG